Proteins encoded by one window of Bradyrhizobium sp. B097:
- a CDS encoding calcium-binding protein, translating into MSQPIVFIDASYLISLSKLGDLGSVILAKISASYEIHSTRIVMDELSGTLSPAVQAWRDNPGNYIIDPSPITNSLIRDGAITTDPLTGARPNAGDLSIWEAAKNYDGAKVLMDDAFYSKVNSGSAISDFINNKQAQSYQNIKDNIGDYYDKNAVAGRESSLDSLLKLRGEPGVGDDAIFRGVRDLFTLNRVSGFAETIVDLLSKFSSNTSGEVPLPDISGAQAVRAFGAALGALGIGLALYDMKVSTEKAVAQLRSGDTDGALATEAGMLGRVLGGFYGAELGMGAGMVLAAILFPPGALAELTILVAALIGAYFGSQAGEIYLHAAQLVGADIGAALSHLFSPLLNLLRDPLILDLNGDGVHTTNLLGSTVYFDYNGDGFAQRTGWVSPDDGILAIDVNGNGLVDGGAELFGSATQDGFAVLETFDANGDGVIDASDPVFAKLRIWRDLNQNGVSDAGELQTLAEAGIKSISLVRQAASGTNEGNGVGYQASFTREDGTTGIAQTIYFQTDQRDTRADTTPGFTIADGVDLLPQLPGSGKIYSIAYKATTDAQFRAAWTSLTEQASSMTPAELRAALGDLLLEWAGVDGIDPRSRGEFVDARHLAFVEAFFGDTYREVLSAHGQELRTYPGSLSAGRSIEASFESIISVLEIAFLSQVARSVVARGGDMSTAVSSPYFFYSLLELSQPAAGDPAPDTPGNIGLVVDLITTVMPEHAGAQVSYLERALLGLDGMIAIAFNGDRQAYASTVLPHLGVISDAVLHDISSHIVDGTALVGTTAAESIRGTSGQDVFIGGGGGDAVSGGAGSDIYVYGKQDGDLWIKDTGPTTDTDRLVLTDLNSADLTFDRIGDDLLIRVTGTQKTVAVEGFFAGQGIDILRFVDGTEWNRTQIKNASWYRGDGYGNLITGSAGNDVIHGGKGDDLIRPGDGNDTIFYGRGDGYDTIDDWTESTADRLVLTDINRADVELSRVGNQLLIKILSTGELINDTNFFNHTASTDDWRSHAQGIDSITFADGVTLNRDQIQQQAWFRGDDTGNSLVGSRLDDVFLGGKGDDVLDGSDGADLYIWQKGDGNDRIAESLPSAGDVLRLSDVSPDNVRLSSQGDTLLITILSTGETIQVDNMLNSVRNLHNDWSMTSWGIESIEFAGGVTWDRQAIFERLGQDYLGRDITSFSFYRNVDGTQTLIYSYFYDEFGHYGDAYGQYHFGSNDSYRGFVDRDGHDYYNDIINGDFDIGGDGSLNGAGNNTLSGLGGNDLLIGGLGDDILDGGQGDDILWGDRSLLSGVDGNDVLIGGDGNDELHGGGDLDQLIGGSGNDYLYGDAGKDYLDGGTGDDTFEGGKGDDVLTNSNHGFENGSDTYIYSKGDGNDTIDDGAVASGGTTLSDTLVLKDINPADAVLSRVGNDLLILIKETRETIRIAGQFADDYRAAGQGLEVIRFADGTVWDRVRIQQEAWYHGTDGRDVINGSTWNDTFEGGKGDDYISTSNHGLEDGSDTYIYSKGDGNDTIDDQAVGGNTLPDTLILKDINPEGVELSRVGRDLLIKIKDTGEAIRIISQFDDDFRAPGHGMELIRFADGTQWDRVRIQQEAWYRGTDGPDVLNGSTWNDTFEGGKGDDLISTSNHSLEDGSDTYIYSKGDGNDTIDDQAAGGNTLSDSLILKDINPAEVELRRAGSDLLITIRDTGEAIRIVGQFADDFHAPGRGIEIIRFGNGTEWDRATIAGATSPFFAGTPGDDVITGSAISENLYGEAGNDIIDGKAGSDLQYGGLGNDVLIVSESAPGDKDDLNGGAGIDTADFSVFGAAVLIDLVNFQKEAQTTDTANLTTGTLRTIAQIEGVENVLGTAFDDQISGDAGANLLIGGAGSDTLDGRSGDDVIEGGDGADTLSGGMGDDRLSGGAGADVLNGGLGRDVLDGGSGDDVLSGGGDADTFLFGPDFGNDRITDFVPGAGATIQFDRGVFANFDAVIAAASQVGADVVIAAGAHGTLTLTGVNLTALSAADFSFRSFDNLAPTGIALAGGQVQENAAGGTVVGTLSTSDPNVGDTHTYAIVGGAADLFEIVGNQIRVKSGAAIDFEATPQLLLTIRSTDADGLSITSTVNIAVTDGPDIFTGTSGNDVLTGGVGADVLQGLGGNDRLEGKSGSDQYIYTAGDGDDRIVEAGALNDIDRLVLSAGIAPGDVRVGRSSLSTKDLVLRIGSTGTITLEGQLAEAAGSGIERIEFADGTAWDRSAILSHLEDGVVFGTSAAERLTGSNASETFESSGGDDTLEGYAGSDVYRFGAGSGNDVVIEDNVDGMDRVELIGLNPNAIETLRSGNDLVLRIIATGETLTLRNQFAWAQSGVEQIVFSDGTSWGRADVAARAEQRGTDGNDQIDGTNGDDLLNGGRGQDVIRGFAGSDTYLYRAGDGNDTIDDGADQAAEIDTLRLIDIAPGGVTLTRSGENLLVRVAATGEIITVAGQFRSGSSYTGIERIAFADSTVWDRATIAVNAWVRGTSGNDSLSLPADGVTVDAGKGDDAISVSGAGSDTIKFAKGDGHDTLDNPGSGYQRSDTLELTDILSSEVQLSRAGDQMVVTVTSTGDSFTVKYQFSGDGNSKGISHLKFADGTLWDRATIAANAAVRGTSGNDTISPPSDRTTIIPGLGDDRVVLTGTGADRIVFAKGDGHDTLDNSGSGYQRNDTLELSDILPSEVQLSRSGDQMIVKVPATGDSVTVVYQFFSGGSSVYGINYIRFADGTIWDRATIATNSPVRGTSGNDTISPPSDGTTIIPGLGDDRVVLTATGADRIVFAKGDGHDTLDNSGSGYQRNDTLELSDILPSEVQLSRSGDQMIVKVPATGDSVTVVYQFFNGGSSVYGINYIRFADGTIWDRATIATNAPVRGTSGNDTISPPGNGTTIIPGLGDDRVVLTGTGADRILFVKGDGHDTLDNSGSGYQRNDTLELSDILPSEVQLSRSGDQMIVKVPATGDSVTVLYQFFNGGSSVYGINYIRFADGTIWDRTKINTTAVESTAGYEIVLGTGNQLVNGDGKQHRYVYSTIGGNDVINDANSQSTLLMQDIASTGVTLSRIAGGDDVVLTVTSTGKTVTLKGEVSPYNTGLSVNFSDGVSWTTEQLKQKLLDLGTAANGGSIYGYDGRNDTLVAGLGDKYLNGKDGVDTYIYTSAGGNDVVDDNGGTLVMQDIASTGVRLSRDRDSWDMVLTVTSTGKTVTIKNEFSPYASGLGVNFFDGVSWTKDQIEQKLLDQASAANGGSIYGFDDRSDTLVAGLGDKYLNGKDRTDTYIYTSAGGNDVIDDNGGTLVMQDIASTGVTLSRDRDSWDLVLTVTSTGKTVTIKNEFSPYASGLSVNFFDGVSWTKDQIEQKLLDQASAANGGSIYGFDDRSDTLVAGLGDKYLNGKDRADTYVYTSAGGNDVVDDNGGTLVMQDIASPGVTLSRTLDSWDLVLTVTTTGKTVTIKNEFSPYNSGLGVNFSDANWSRDQIEQKLLDQASAANSGSIYGFDGRNDTLVAGLGDKYLNGKDGTDTYIYTSSGGNDVIDDNGGKLVMQDIASSGVMLSRNTGNYDVTLAVISTGKTITLKNELSPYNNGLGISFSDGVSWSRDQVRDAATTFTWVGSTSNATLTGNAYGTNVFQFGSGQEVANGGARSNFYQASSSTGQAAINLPTATGAKNELDFVGGISNDQLWFERSGDNLLVDLLGTSTSVTVNGWFAGAGAQLQEITAGGLKIDSQVSQLVQAMATYAAGNPGFDPTSSSIHTLPNDASLQGTMSAAWHA; encoded by the coding sequence ATGTCGCAGCCGATAGTGTTTATCGACGCGAGTTATCTCATCAGTCTTTCGAAACTCGGCGATCTTGGGAGTGTAATTCTTGCCAAAATATCTGCAAGCTACGAGATACACTCGACCCGAATCGTCATGGATGAACTTTCGGGTACTCTCAGTCCCGCAGTACAAGCTTGGAGAGACAATCCTGGCAATTACATTATTGATCCGAGCCCCATTACAAACAGTCTGATAAGGGATGGTGCAATTACAACTGACCCTTTAACAGGTGCCCGTCCAAATGCAGGTGATTTATCCATATGGGAGGCCGCAAAAAACTATGATGGCGCAAAAGTCCTTATGGATGATGCGTTCTACTCTAAGGTAAATTCTGGATCAGCGATTTCCGACTTCATCAACAACAAGCAGGCTCAGTCTTATCAAAATATCAAAGACAACATCGGTGACTACTACGACAAGAATGCGGTCGCCGGACGTGAATCAAGTCTAGACTCGCTCCTGAAGCTTCGAGGAGAGCCGGGGGTCGGCGATGATGCAATCTTTCGGGGGGTTAGAGATCTCTTCACGTTGAACAGGGTCTCTGGTTTCGCTGAAACGATAGTCGACCTTCTTTCGAAGTTCTCTAGTAACACCTCCGGTGAAGTGCCGTTGCCCGACATCAGTGGCGCACAAGCTGTCCGCGCATTTGGTGCAGCGCTCGGTGCCCTGGGGATTGGCTTAGCCCTCTACGACATGAAGGTAAGCACAGAAAAGGCCGTCGCCCAATTGCGGAGTGGGGACACAGACGGAGCGCTGGCGACGGAAGCCGGGATGCTCGGGCGTGTTCTCGGCGGCTTTTATGGAGCTGAGCTCGGCATGGGCGCTGGCATGGTTCTGGCGGCTATTTTGTTTCCGCCGGGAGCCTTGGCCGAGCTAACCATCCTGGTCGCAGCATTGATCGGTGCCTATTTCGGGTCGCAGGCCGGTGAGATATATCTACACGCCGCTCAACTAGTTGGAGCAGACATCGGCGCCGCGTTGAGCCATCTCTTCTCACCGCTGCTCAACTTACTCCGAGACCCCCTGATCCTCGATCTGAATGGAGACGGTGTCCATACCACCAATCTGCTCGGTTCAACGGTCTATTTCGACTACAACGGCGATGGCTTCGCGCAGCGCACTGGCTGGGTCTCGCCAGATGACGGAATTCTTGCAATCGACGTCAATGGGAATGGGTTGGTTGACGGCGGAGCAGAACTGTTCGGATCGGCCACGCAAGATGGCTTTGCGGTGCTTGAAACTTTCGACGCGAACGGGGACGGAGTCATTGATGCCTCCGACCCGGTCTTTGCAAAGCTTCGCATCTGGCGGGATTTGAATCAGAACGGCGTCTCCGACGCCGGCGAATTGCAGACATTGGCCGAAGCGGGAATCAAGTCGATATCGCTCGTCCGTCAGGCCGCGTCCGGAACCAACGAGGGGAATGGTGTCGGATATCAGGCTTCATTCACACGTGAGGATGGCACGACGGGGATCGCTCAGACCATCTACTTCCAGACTGACCAGCGAGATACGCGTGCGGATACGACGCCCGGCTTTACGATTGCAGATGGCGTCGATCTCCTTCCGCAACTGCCTGGCTCTGGCAAGATCTATTCGATCGCGTACAAGGCCACGACCGATGCGCAGTTTCGCGCTGCCTGGACGTCGCTGACCGAGCAGGCGTCCTCAATGACGCCGGCCGAATTGCGCGCGGCGCTTGGCGACCTGCTGCTCGAATGGGCCGGCGTCGACGGCATAGATCCGCGCAGTCGAGGAGAATTCGTTGATGCTCGGCATTTAGCCTTCGTCGAGGCCTTCTTTGGTGACACCTATCGTGAGGTTCTGAGCGCGCACGGTCAGGAGTTGCGTACCTATCCTGGATCTCTCTCCGCTGGCAGGAGCATCGAAGCGAGCTTCGAGAGCATCATATCCGTTCTCGAAATCGCATTCCTATCGCAGGTAGCGCGAAGTGTGGTCGCGCGCGGCGGAGATATGAGCACGGCCGTAAGCAGTCCCTACTTCTTCTATTCCTTGTTGGAGCTGTCGCAGCCTGCGGCAGGCGATCCGGCGCCTGACACGCCCGGCAATATTGGGTTGGTCGTCGACCTGATTACAACGGTGATGCCGGAGCACGCGGGAGCTCAAGTATCTTATCTCGAGCGGGCTCTCCTAGGTCTAGACGGCATGATAGCCATTGCCTTTAATGGGGATCGGCAGGCCTATGCCAGCACCGTCCTCCCCCATCTCGGCGTTATCTCAGATGCCGTTCTGCACGACATTTCGTCTCATATCGTCGACGGAACCGCGCTTGTCGGAACCACGGCGGCTGAAAGCATTCGCGGCACTTCTGGCCAAGACGTGTTCATCGGTGGCGGTGGTGGCGACGCTGTCAGTGGCGGCGCCGGCAGCGATATTTACGTTTATGGCAAGCAGGACGGCGATCTATGGATCAAGGACACTGGGCCGACAACGGATACTGATAGACTGGTACTTACCGATCTGAATTCAGCAGACCTCACCTTCGACCGGATCGGCGATGATCTATTGATCCGCGTCACGGGGACACAAAAAACGGTAGCGGTCGAGGGCTTCTTCGCCGGACAGGGCATCGATATTCTGCGCTTTGTCGATGGGACGGAATGGAATCGGACGCAGATCAAGAACGCGAGCTGGTATCGCGGCGACGGATACGGCAACCTGATCACCGGCTCCGCAGGCAATGATGTCATTCATGGAGGCAAGGGAGACGATCTGATCCGGCCGGGCGATGGCAATGACACCATTTTCTATGGCCGAGGCGATGGATACGACACAATCGATGATTGGACCGAGTCGACCGCGGACCGCTTGGTTCTGACCGATATCAATCGTGCAGACGTCGAATTGTCGCGCGTTGGGAATCAGCTGCTGATCAAGATTCTCTCAACGGGAGAACTCATCAACGACACCAACTTCTTCAATCATACGGCTTCGACTGACGATTGGCGCAGTCATGCGCAGGGGATCGACAGCATCACATTTGCCGACGGCGTGACGCTCAATCGTGATCAGATACAGCAGCAGGCCTGGTTCCGCGGAGACGATACCGGCAATTCGCTGGTCGGATCGCGGCTCGATGACGTCTTTCTCGGAGGGAAGGGCGATGACGTGCTGGACGGCAGCGACGGTGCCGATCTCTATATCTGGCAGAAGGGCGATGGCAACGATCGCATCGCCGAAAGCTTGCCTTCCGCTGGAGACGTTCTGCGACTGAGCGACGTTTCGCCGGACAATGTCCGCCTCTCCAGCCAGGGAGACACCCTGTTAATCACCATCCTGTCGACGGGAGAGACAATCCAAGTCGACAATATGCTCAACAGTGTCCGCAATCTCCATAACGACTGGAGCATGACATCTTGGGGCATCGAGTCGATCGAATTCGCAGGGGGCGTGACTTGGGACCGGCAGGCGATCTTCGAGCGTCTCGGCCAGGACTATCTCGGGCGGGATATCACGTCGTTTTCGTTCTATCGGAACGTCGATGGGACGCAAACCCTGATCTATAGCTATTTCTACGACGAATTCGGACACTACGGAGACGCCTACGGACAGTATCATTTTGGATCGAATGACTCCTATCGCGGGTTTGTCGACCGTGATGGTCACGACTACTACAACGATATTATCAACGGAGACTTCGACATCGGAGGTGACGGGAGCCTGAACGGAGCCGGCAACAACACGCTATCCGGACTTGGCGGCAACGACCTCCTGATCGGTGGCCTCGGAGATGATATCCTGGATGGAGGGCAGGGAGATGACATTCTCTGGGGCGATCGCAGTCTTCTCAGTGGAGTTGACGGCAACGACGTTCTGATTGGTGGCGACGGCAATGACGAGTTGCACGGCGGCGGCGATCTCGATCAGCTCATTGGCGGGAGCGGTAACGATTATCTGTATGGAGATGCCGGAAAAGACTATCTCGATGGAGGAACGGGAGACGACACCTTCGAGGGCGGCAAAGGTGACGATGTCCTCACCAACTCAAACCATGGTTTCGAGAACGGCAGCGACACCTACATCTATAGCAAAGGCGACGGGAACGACACCATCGATGATGGAGCGGTAGCGTCAGGTGGTACCACGCTTTCCGATACCCTCGTCCTGAAGGACATCAATCCTGCCGATGCCGTGTTGAGCCGCGTGGGCAATGATCTCCTGATTTTGATCAAGGAAACACGCGAGACGATTCGGATCGCCGGCCAGTTCGCTGATGATTACCGCGCAGCCGGGCAAGGACTTGAGGTCATTCGTTTCGCTGACGGCACCGTGTGGGATCGCGTTCGCATCCAGCAGGAAGCCTGGTACCACGGCACTGACGGGCGGGACGTGATCAACGGCAGCACCTGGAACGACACGTTCGAGGGCGGCAAGGGTGACGATTACATCTCTACTTCAAATCATGGTTTGGAAGACGGCAGCGACACCTACATCTATAGCAAAGGCGACGGTAACGACACGATCGATGACCAGGCCGTGGGTGGAAACACGCTTCCCGATACTCTCATCCTGAAGGACATCAATCCTGAGGGAGTCGAGCTTAGCCGGGTGGGCCGTGATCTCCTGATCAAGATCAAGGACACAGGAGAGGCAATTCGGATCATTAGCCAGTTCGATGACGACTTCCGTGCTCCAGGACACGGCATGGAGCTCATTCGCTTTGCCGACGGCACCCAATGGGATCGGGTGCGCATCCAACAGGAGGCTTGGTACCGCGGCACTGACGGTCCGGACGTGCTCAACGGCAGCACCTGGAACGACACGTTCGAGGGCGGTAAGGGCGACGATTTGATCTCCACTTCAAATCATAGCTTGGAAGACGGTAGCGACACCTACATCTATAGCAAGGGCGATGGCAACGACACGATCGATGACCAGGCTGCGGGAGGAAACACCCTCTCCGATTCTCTTATCCTGAAGGACATCAATCCTGCCGAGGTCGAGCTTCGCCGTGCGGGCAGTGATCTCCTGATCACGATCAGGGACACGGGGGAAGCGATCCGGATCGTCGGCCAATTCGCCGACGATTTCCATGCTCCGGGGCGGGGAATCGAGATCATTCGTTTCGGCAACGGCACCGAATGGGATCGTGCCACGATTGCGGGGGCGACGTCCCCATTCTTTGCCGGAACGCCAGGGGACGATGTGATTACCGGCTCGGCCATCTCCGAGAATCTCTATGGAGAGGCGGGTAACGACATTATCGACGGCAAGGCAGGCAGCGATCTTCAGTATGGCGGGTTGGGCAACGACGTTTTGATCGTCAGCGAAAGTGCCCCTGGGGACAAGGATGATCTGAATGGTGGCGCGGGCATCGACACCGCGGATTTCAGCGTCTTCGGCGCCGCTGTGTTGATCGATCTCGTGAACTTTCAGAAGGAAGCGCAAACGACCGACACAGCGAATCTGACCACCGGCACGCTGCGAACGATCGCCCAGATCGAAGGTGTGGAGAATGTGCTCGGCACGGCCTTCGACGATCAGATATCCGGCGATGCGGGGGCCAATCTGTTGATCGGAGGCGCTGGTTCCGACACTCTGGATGGGCGTTCCGGCGATGACGTGATCGAAGGCGGCGACGGTGCGGATACGTTGTCCGGCGGAATGGGCGATGACCGTCTGTCCGGCGGAGCTGGTGCTGATGTTCTCAATGGCGGGCTGGGCCGCGATGTCCTTGACGGGGGATCAGGCGACGACGTCCTGTCCGGCGGTGGTGATGCCGATACATTCCTGTTCGGTCCGGATTTCGGCAACGATCGTATCACGGACTTCGTGCCGGGAGCCGGGGCGACGATTCAGTTTGACCGCGGCGTCTTCGCAAATTTCGATGCGGTGATAGCGGCGGCAAGCCAAGTCGGGGCTGACGTGGTGATCGCAGCCGGGGCTCATGGTACGTTGACCTTGACGGGCGTCAACCTCACGGCGCTCTCGGCCGCCGACTTCAGTTTCCGTTCGTTCGACAATCTCGCTCCAACCGGTATTGCGCTTGCAGGTGGCCAAGTTCAGGAGAACGCTGCCGGTGGTACCGTCGTGGGAACGCTGTCGACCAGCGATCCGAATGTTGGTGACACCCACACCTATGCGATTGTGGGCGGTGCGGCCGATCTATTCGAAATCGTCGGCAATCAGATTCGCGTCAAATCGGGCGCTGCGATCGACTTCGAGGCAACCCCTCAGTTATTGCTGACCATTCGGTCCACGGACGCGGATGGTCTTTCGATTACGTCGACAGTCAATATCGCAGTGACGGATGGACCTGATATCTTCACCGGCACGTCGGGGAATGACGTCTTGACAGGCGGAGTAGGCGCCGACGTCCTGCAGGGATTGGGCGGGAATGACCGCCTGGAGGGTAAGTCCGGAAGCGATCAGTATATCTACACGGCAGGCGACGGTGACGACCGCATCGTAGAGGCCGGCGCGCTGAATGACATCGATCGCCTGGTTCTTTCCGCCGGAATCGCTCCGGGAGATGTCCGCGTTGGCCGCAGCTCGCTCAGTACCAAGGATCTGGTTCTCCGCATCGGCTCAACGGGCACGATTACCTTGGAGGGGCAACTCGCTGAAGCGGCAGGATCGGGGATCGAGCGCATCGAGTTTGCCGACGGAACAGCTTGGGATCGAAGCGCAATCCTTAGCCATCTCGAAGATGGAGTTGTCTTCGGCACATCGGCTGCCGAGCGATTGACTGGATCCAATGCATCGGAAACCTTCGAGAGCAGCGGCGGGGACGACACGCTGGAAGGGTATGCAGGAAGCGACGTTTATCGCTTTGGTGCTGGCTCAGGCAATGATGTTGTCATCGAAGACAATGTCGACGGCATGGACCGTGTCGAGCTTATTGGGCTCAATCCGAATGCCATCGAAACGTTGCGGAGCGGTAACGACCTCGTCCTTCGTATCATCGCGACCGGCGAGACGCTCACGCTACGGAATCAGTTCGCCTGGGCTCAATCCGGCGTCGAGCAGATCGTGTTTTCCGACGGCACCAGCTGGGGGAGAGCAGATGTCGCTGCTCGCGCCGAGCAACGCGGCACGGACGGCAATGATCAAATTGATGGTACGAATGGAGACGACTTGCTGAACGGTGGTCGCGGTCAGGATGTGATCCGCGGCTTCGCAGGCAGTGACACCTATCTGTACCGTGCCGGTGACGGAAACGACACGATAGATGATGGAGCGGATCAGGCTGCCGAGATCGATACACTTCGGCTGATCGACATCGCGCCAGGTGGTGTCACCTTGACCCGCTCCGGCGAGAACCTGCTTGTCCGGGTCGCGGCGACGGGTGAGATCATAACCGTTGCCGGGCAGTTCAGATCGGGCTCGTCCTATACGGGTATCGAACGAATTGCCTTTGCCGACAGCACGGTATGGGATCGTGCGACGATTGCGGTCAACGCATGGGTGCGCGGAACCAGCGGCAATGATTCACTGTCGTTGCCTGCTGACGGGGTGACGGTCGATGCTGGCAAGGGAGACGATGCGATCAGCGTCTCTGGAGCCGGCAGTGATACGATCAAGTTCGCCAAGGGCGATGGCCACGATACCCTTGATAATCCGGGATCAGGCTATCAAAGGAGCGACACGCTCGAACTGACCGACATTCTTTCCTCCGAAGTCCAGCTCAGCCGGGCCGGCGATCAGATGGTCGTCACTGTGACGTCGACGGGCGACAGCTTCACGGTCAAGTATCAGTTCTCGGGTGATGGCAACTCCAAGGGGATCAGTCATCTCAAGTTTGCTGATGGAACGCTCTGGGATCGCGCAACGATTGCGGCGAATGCGGCGGTCCGCGGAACGAGTGGCAACGATACCATCAGTCCGCCAAGCGACAGGACGACCATCATTCCGGGTCTGGGCGATGACAGGGTCGTGCTGACAGGGACAGGTGCGGATCGCATCGTGTTTGCGAAAGGCGATGGTCACGACACGCTCGACAACAGCGGTAGCGGCTACCAGCGTAATGATACGCTGGAATTGAGCGATATCCTGCCCTCGGAAGTTCAGTTGAGCCGATCCGGCGATCAGATGATCGTCAAGGTACCGGCGACCGGCGACAGCGTTACGGTTGTCTACCAGTTCTTCAGTGGCGGAAGCTCGGTCTACGGCATCAACTATATCAGGTTTGCCGACGGAACGATCTGGGATCGCGCGACGATTGCGACCAATTCGCCGGTCCGCGGAACGAGTGGCAACGATACCATCAGTCCGCCAAGCGACGGGACGACCATCATTCCGGGTCTGGGCGATGACAGGGTCGTGCTGACAGCGACAGGTGCGGATCGCATCGTGTTTGCGAAGGGCGATGGTCACGACACCCTCGACAACAGCGGTAGCGGCTACCAGCGCAACGATACGCTGGAATTGAGCGATATCCTGCCCTCGGAAGTTCAGTTGAGCCGATCCGGCGATCAGATGATCGTCAAGGTACCGGCGACCGGCGACAGCGTTACGGTTGTCTACCAGTTCTTCAATGGCGGAAGCTCGGTCTATGGCATCAACTATATCAGGTTTGCCGATGGAACGATCTGGGATCGCGCGACGATTGCGACCAATGCACCGGTCCGCGGAACGAGCGGTAACGACACCATCAGTCCGCCTGGCAACGGGACGACCATCATTCCCGGTCTGGGCGATGACAGGGTCGTACTGACAGGGACAGGTGCGGATCGCATCTTGTTTGTGAAAGGCGATGGTCACGACACCCTCGACAACAGCGGTAGCGGATACCAGCGCAACGATACGCTGGAATTGAGCGATATCCTGCCGTCGGAAGTCCAGTTGAGCCGATCCGGCGATCAGATGATCGTCAAGGTACCGGCGACTGGCGACAGCGTCACGGTTCTCTACCAGTTCTTCAATGGCGGCAGCTCGGTCTACGGCATCAACTATATCAGGTTTGCCGACGGGACGATCTGGGACCGCACGAAGATCAACACGACCGCCGTCGAATCGACGGCGGGATATGAAATCGTGCTGGGCACCGGAAACCAGTTAGTGAATGGCGACGGCAAGCAGCACCGATACGTCTATTCGACTATTGGTGGCAACGATGTGATCAATGACGCCAACAGCCAATCGACGCTGCTGATGCAGGACATCGCATCGACCGGGGTGACGCTGTCGCGCATCGCTGGCGGCGATGACGTGGTGCTGACCGTAACCTCGACCGGCAAAACGGTGACGCTGAAGGGCGAGGTGTCTCCGTATAACACTGGACTGTCAGTCAACTTCTCTGACGGTGTCAGCTGGACCACGGAACAACTGAAACAGAAGCTGTTGGATCTGGGGACTGCCGCCAATGGTGGATCGATCTACGGTTATGACGGTCGCAACGATACATTGGTGGCTGGCCTCGGCGACAAGTACCTGAACGGCAAGGATGGTGTTGACACCTACATCTACACGTCGGCCGGGGGCAACGATGTGGTTGACGACAACGGCGGCACGTTGGTGATGCAGGACATCGCCTCGACCGGAGTGAGGCTGTCGCGAGACCGCGACAGCTGGGATATGGTCCTGACGGTGACCTCGACCGGCAAGACCGTCACGATCAAGAACGAGTTCTCGCCTTACGCGAGCGGTCTCGGTGTCAATTTCTTCGACGGCGTGAGCTGGACCAAGGACCAGATAGAGCAGAAGCTGCTCGACCAGGCGAGTGCCGCCAATGGCGGGTCGATCTATGGTTTTGACGACCGCAGCGATACGTTGGTGGCCGGGCTCGGCGACAAGTACCTGAACGGCAAGGATCGTACCGACACCTACATCTACACGTCGGCCGGCGGCAATGATGTGATCGACGACAACGGCGGCACGCTGGTGATGCAGGACATCGCCTCGACCGGAGTGACGCTGTCGCGGGACCGCGACAGCTGGGATCTGGTGTTGACGGTGACCTCGACCGGCAAGACCGTGACGATCAAGAACGAGTTCTCGCCCTACGCGAGCGGTCTTAGCGTCAATTTCTTCGACGGTGTGAGCTGGACCAAGGACCAGATCGAACAAAAGTTGCTCGACCAGGCGAGCGCCGCCAATGGCGGGTCGATCTATGGTTTTGACGACCGCAGCGATACGTTGGTGGCCGGGCTCGGCGACAAGTACCTGAACGGCAAGGATCGTGCCGACACCTATGTCTATACGTCGGCCGGCGGCAACGATGTGGTCGACGACAATGGCGGCACGCTGGTGATGCAGGACATTGCCTCGCCCGGAGTGACGTTGTCGCGAACTCTCGACAGCTGGGATTTGGTGCTGACGGTGACCACGACCGGCAAGACTGTGACGATCAAGAACGAGTTTTCACCCTACAACAGCGGTCTCGGCGTCAATTTCTCCGACGCCAACTGGAGCAGGGATCAGATCGAGCAGAAGTTGCTGGACCAGGCGAGCGCTGCCAATAGCGGATCAATCTATGGCTTTGATGGCCGCAACGATACGCTGGTGGCCGGGCTTGGCGACAAATATCTCAACGGCAAGGATGGTACTGACACCTACATCTATACCTCGAGCGGCGGCAATGATGTGATCGACGATAACGGCGGCAAGTTGGTGATGCAGGATATCGCCTCCAGCGGCGTGATGCTCTCGCGTAACACCGGCAACTACGACGTCACGCTGGCAGTTATCTCGACCGGCAAAACCATCACGCTGAAGAACGAGTTATCGCCGTACAACAATGGTCTTGGTATCAGTTTCTCCGACGGCGTCAGCTGGAGCAGGGATCAGGTCAGGGATGCCGCGACAACTTTTACCTGGGTAGGATCGACGTCCAATGCGACCCTGACCGGAAATGCCTATGGCACAAACGTCTTCCAGTTTGGCAGCGGCCAGGAGGTAGCAAACGGAGGAGCAAGGAGCAATTTCTACCAGGCGTCGTCCAGCACGGGGCAGGCCGCAATCAATCTTCCGACCGCAACGGGCGCGAAGAACGAGCTCGATTTCGTAGGTGGGATCAGCAACGATCAACTCTGGTTCGAGCGTTCAGGCGACAATCTGCTCGTCGACCTTCTTGGCACGAGCACCAGCGTCACGGTCAACGGATGGTTCGCCGGGGCCGGTGCGCAGCTGCAGGAAATCACGGCCGGCGGGCTGAAGATCGATAGTCAGGTTTCTCAGCTGGTCCAGGCGATGGCAACTTACGCGGCAGGCAATCCTGGCTTCGATCCGACCAGCTCGAGCATCCATACACTGCCGAACGACGCGAGCCTGCAAGGCACGATGTCCGCTGCGTGGCACGCATGA